In the Anomalospiza imberbis isolate Cuckoo-Finch-1a 21T00152 chromosome 3, ASM3175350v1, whole genome shotgun sequence genome, CTTCTACCTTCACATACATATTTATTAAGAGTCCTTTATAAAAGTCCAGGTGGTCTGAAAGTAAATATGGACACCACACCAGAAAAGAAGTTCAAGTTTACTTAACTTGTAATTCAGCACGTGGGCCATAGCAGGCTGGGGAACAGATTTGTATTATCAGTGTTTCACTCACCCAGTTTGCTCACAAATAGATACTTTGGCATTGTCTCTAAACAACCAGATGAAATACTGGGCccaaaatgcattaaataaaCTGACTTCACTCTACCCACATTGGCATGATATCTGGCACACGATTCATAGACAGCTTTGATGGAACTTGAAGGTAGGCACATAATACTGAAAGAGGAACTTCCATTTGATGCAAATGTTTCAATATCCTTATCTCTTTTTACACCCATCTTAGGTCCATCATTTTGTCCAAATAATTCCCATTGTACAAAAATTGTGCCAAAACAGCATCAGAATAAAAGGTTCTGCCTCTCTAAAATCAGACTGCTCATCTACCATGAAATAGACAAGAACATTGAAATCCAGGAACATGGAGTGGTAGTCTGGTGAAAAGCTGGCACTGAAAACTGAAGCTGCTCAAGAAGCAGAATTTGCAGTAGTAGCGAGCTAATGAACTGAGGAAGTCAACCAAAACCATATGCCACTAAATTGCACCAGAACAATCATTTTTCATTCCAGTCTGTTTTGAGAAACATGACAGCAAATGCAAATTTGGCATTGATGCTTCATAGCAAGAGAGATATTcttttaattataaatttttaaagaaaatttaaattataaagaaaattataaagaaaaacaaaactctgCCAGTGGTCAATGACTGGCATCTAATTCTCTTCCCAAACTGAGACATATTCAAAGTagtggaaaattaatttctgtctcTCTGAGACCACTTTACCTTATGGTACCGAGCCACCAGTTTGCCCTGTGCGTCAAAGACGACATCAGTATTGTACTGGTAGCGACCGTCCCTGGGGCAGTTGGGATCGCTGGAGGCACACGGCTTCTTGTCCCCGATATTTGCAACCACATAGATGGAGTTATTTCTGGCCATGCAGCTGAGTCGTTCCTGCACTGGTGCTGGACCAAATCTATTGCATTTTAGGGAAGGACAAAAACAAAGTAAACAAAACCTGTGCTGTCAGTGGTGTCCATTTCCAGAGTACTTGACGTCACACCAGCAGCATCTACAACcctgcagccatggcacagTAGGCAGATACACAGAGTTGCTGCAGTGCTTCCTCAGATTGCTTCTTGCACCTTGGGGTAGGCCCTGGAGACCTCCCATTGGCTTCTGCAGGGACATGCCTGCCAGTCCCCTTCAGCACCTGGAACATGCTGTGCAGTAAACAGGTAATCCTCAGGCTGGGAAAGGGCAGGAGAGCAATCTTTGGGCAGAGGAAGACACTAGCTTGGTGTCAcataagcaaaatattttagcatCAGGCATACTGGCACCTGAGGACTGCAGCTCTGGGCCATTAGTACACTAATCAGGGTTGAGCTGTGGGATAATGCAGATGACATGGTTAAGGCAATTCAGCAATTCATTTCCTCCCATAGACAGGAGAACGCAGACCTGTAACCATGGCATGAAGAGCAGTGGGTTATTAATTTTGAGATATGACAGGGTCCATGTGCCAGAAACCGGCAGCACCTCTGAAGCATCCATACCAGGCCATACAGAGAGCAGCCATTCATTCCCCTTTGTAATGTGGAAATGCCTACGGCTGTGCAAGGTGTGCATGGTCCAAAAAGGATGACCTCCATGcaagatacacacacacagcaccaggaATAAGGCATGCCAGACACTGATGGCAAGGGTTATATTCCCAAAAGCCATTAGTGAAACCTCTGATTTGGAACAGTGAGGAGGCACTCGGATCACCTCTGCTAAACCTGTGTGGTGCACTAGAAAAAAGACCTGCTTAGACACACTGCCACCCCCCCTACTCTACCTTCAATGAAAGACTGTATACTTTAGCTACTTTACATCTTAGCAAAAAGTTGCACATCTTGTGCAACTGTGACTCTTCTTCTTGGAAGCACTGAGTTATTATATCCTCGCAGATACAATAACCTGCTCCTCATCAAGCAGGTGCAGAAAGCTGTGGTGAAAAGGGCAGACCACAGCTGTAATTCCATAGCAGAACATGTATTGCAAGCTATAGGAGTCTAAAGTCCAGTGCTCAGCTACTGCTTAGTTGGTCACTGCTGGAATATGCTGCTTGAATGACAGATCATGTTCTACAGCACAGAGACTCTAGCAATTCAGATTTTATCTTACCTGAATTGTGGAAAATCAAGATTAAAAGTTCCTGGGTTTTTATATTTTAGAAGTTTGGACTTTATTTACTGACTTCATCACCTTTTGCTCAGAGATTACTTCATGTACACAAAAATGGTTTGTGTGCTTTTGTTTCAACATGTCATTTGCAACagacaaacaaaccaaaaaatcaaagaaatacTGCTCTTAATAATTTAGAGTCAGTTCTATTCAAAATAGTGTGGAAAAATTGAAAGCAGAATGAGAAGTAGGATATTCTGGCATCAAAAAAAGACATCTGCTTAACTTTTAGTAACCCAAATTCTGTATGTTGCTTGAATTTCACCTTGAAgtgcttaattaaaaaaaaaaatcatgtttccCTCATCAATTAGTCATGGACATGCTATATATTTAATCATTTAGCTACCTTCATACTCAATTTTAATTGAAACTTATATCAGAGTTGTTAGCACTTCTTAGTAATTTAATGTGAGTTGCTCAAGACTCCATGAGATAACAGGTTGAAACCACCTAAACCACTGCAGAAGGAATCACCTTGAGGGGTCAGTGCAGGGAATCCAATTCACCACCGGATCAGGGATATCCTCCAGGTAGGGGTAGATGGATTCTCTTGTGAATCGCCAGCCATAGATGCCATCTTCAGGAGTCACAATGATGTGGGCACCCTGTCACAACAGGCTCCATTTAAAGGTCACCCATCAACAGACAACCAGGAGGGTCAGCAGGAGCAGAACACACTGATGGACAACCCTCATGGTAGCCCTCGTACCTGCTGGGCAGCTTCCTTGATGGCCCCTTCCAAGACATCCATGTTTCTGTTCATCAGGGCCAAGGCATCGCTGGGAGAAACGGGCTCCTTGGTGGGATGTGGCAGGATGACGGCGTGCTCGTAGACGGCTGCCATGAAGGTGTCGGAGGCAAGGGCCTGAAGGGCCGCGAGTGCAAAGACCACAGCGACCAGGATAGCCTGGGAAGGGAGCATGGCTGCAGCCTCCCAGCTCCTAGAGTGCTCTGAACAAACAGtgcaaaaggaaaatgcagataAAAGAGAAGGGGGACAAAGTTTACTTTGAAAGAGGGAGGAGTGAACTACAGGTCTGTTAAAGCTTTACCTTGGAACCAAGTGTGAGATATAAGAAAGTATTGCAGTACACAGTAAGGATGCCATCActgaacaaacccaaaatgctGGGCAATGCCAAGACTAATGGGGCCAGTAAAAAATAagtcattaaaaacaaaactagaAAGAACAGTCCAATTCTTGTTGTTATACTCTTACTTATCACTGATTAGAGGAAGACTTTTTCTATCTGTGTGGACTCAGCTGACACCCAGCTGGATATTGTCACCCATGGAGATAGACTTCTCTGAATTTTGAGTGGCAAAACTCAGGGTAATAAAAACTTCTTTATTCTAGTATCTTTGCATTCCTCAATTCCTGTGCTACGTGTCGGTATGTGCAGCTTGCATCTGAGTTTCTCTAGACCAAAGAAATTGCATTAGCATCTCACCGTACTTAGATGTCATGTACCCAACAAGCCAGCAATGGAACTGTCCCTTGACTTTATCCCAGTGTCTCTCCCAGTCACTTCTGTTCAGCTGAGCATCACTTTCCAACAGCCTTCCACCAGAAAACATGAATCTGGATAGAATTTTTCCTCTACAATAAGGTATGCAAGTACCTCATTGCCTGGCTCTCGCTAGCCTGAAGGAAAAGAGCAGGCTAGTTCACCAGGTGCTGTAGCATGCCTGCTCCTCTGCATACCTTTCTGCCCCCATAAACATGCTGTGTATTGAGAGGACTTCACTTTTAATCTTCAACTGAATTCAAATCCATCTGTGGCTAtgacattttccattttttgacCTTCTAGTATTTGCAGTAGTCTCCTTTGAAAAAGGCTATGTGAGCAGTGGGAACAGGTTGCCTGCTTTCAGCTACAGCAGACTGTCACTCTAGAGCTGGTTCAGAAAATACAGACCAGCAGATGAGTGCAGATACCACAGAGTTCTCTCACAGAGTAGTGCTGACTGAGGGTTTCAATCATTAGGAACTTTGATTTCTTCTAGTTATGTTCATCCCTAAGTACTTCTCTACACACATTACTAGATCCAGCATGCTCATTCAGTGGCCTTAAATACGAGCCTTTTAAAGGCTACAGTAGAGATCTCGGTGATACTTGAACTAATGTAGCTTTGAAGCCTTCCTCCCTCTCCGCCTCACTTTTTACCAAATGAAATATAGGCTGAGTCACATTAAGCACAGTCAGACATCAGTGTGAAAGAGGAAGCAACAAATGCTCCTTCGTTTAGCAATAGTGAGCACATCAGCTAGAAAGGTGactgccctgccagggctgagcagaaaTATTTACAAGTGCAGTGCTAGGGGAATGCCTCGCAGAATTCAAGTCCCACTGCCGGAACAAGGTGCAGGGCAGTTCTCCCTGTTTGCCTCTGTACCAGCAGGCACCGCTCCCTATTTCCTGCGGAGCTGGGAGCTCGCCCGCCCAGGAGCAAGGAACTGACACCAGGTAAACAAACAAATCCACCGAATAAAGTGAAGAAAACTGCAGTGATCTGGGCTCTCCGTGGCTGCGGACGATGTAAGGGGAAACTTATCCAGAGGTCTGCCTACTTTCCACACTTCTCTCCTCCCAATCCAACTCTTCCCACCCCGGTACTGCATCCGCCCCCATCGTAGCTGCCGCCTGATGGTGGGGGCTACCTGAAGATTTACTTTGGGAAGCAGGATGCAATTCGGTGctaatttttcttaaatcagCTTAGCTGTAGAGGGAGTCTGTCGTCAGACTGTGCTCCGGCTTCTTTCTTTTCTCGTGCTTAGCGAGTGGAGAGCTGAGGAAGACTACTGCGCATTCCAAGGGTTAACCTTGCCGGGAGAAGGCTGTGTGAAAGGTCGCTCGGGCAGCCACGCAATCACTGCCGAGCACTGAGTACATGTGAGCGGGAGTCAGGAAGTCGGAAGGCGCTCACTTCTTGCAACAGCACATCGTTATGTTACTTGTGCCGTAACAGGACAGCTTTTACTAGGGCGTAGGTAGAAATTTAAAGATACAGTGCATTTCCTCTCCGAACAGTAGAATGTTTCCCATTTCTTCTACTATGTGATTTGTAGAGGGCTTCAGTTTGATACTTTCACGGACTACAATCTTATTTTTAAGACATTTCCTTGTCAAAAACACCAATGTGTTTTGCCTCCTGTgagtctgtatttttttaatgatgttgGTCAGATTAAGTGTAAACAATGTTTGTACTTCAAAACAAACCTGCAGAACAAACAACAGAATTAGACACACATAGAACTCTTGGTTGGGAAACACAAAGTAATCCAGTCCACTTGCCTGAGAAGTACAGTCCGCAGGGCCCACTTTCTCACATGTGCCAGCGTGtcccacctgctccagctgttCACTCCCCTTACCCAACACCTGCTGACACAGTCCCGGCTCTCCCTTGCCCTGGTAGCAGCAACCGTTCCATGGAAACACAGACATGCTCCTGAGAAATTGCTTGTACTGAGCATTTGTGACACAAAGAGTTATCAACAATTCTGTGCTAGGGAGATTTTCCACATCCTAAAAATGTGGCCAGAAAGATTAAAGCAGACTCCTCTCCCATGAAGTACATATCATGGTATGATAACACATTGCTGTGTGTAGAGCTGAATTACTTGTTTTTGAAGGAACACATTTTCAAGACTTGTGttccttttcaaaggaaattagAATTTGCAAAGGTTCTGGTAATCTCTTGTTTCCAAAAGCACCTGTTCAGGAATGGGGTGGGAACGGTGTtgtgaaaatggctgctaaTACACCAACAAAcatttcaaataattaaaaactgttttctacTGGGGCACAACCCTACTGAATTGTACACCACTAAAGTCAGaggaatttattttctattgttCCCAGTGTTAAGGCCAAGCCTATGCCAACCAAAGCTATCATATAAAAACACATCCACAACAGTCCAGCAGCATACTGATgtttgctgcaaaatcaagtcAATAATCAAAGTGCAGTAACTATGCCGTTAGGTAAGGCAACTTGAAAAACAGAATGCCATTTTAATTATGAAGATTAGTACTAATTACCATTATTTGTGATTAATTAGTGTTACAGAAACAAGCAGATGGAAGCTTGAAGGATCTACATTGAAATCATGCTGAAGCTTGATCTGTGCGTGGAGGGTCCTTTTCATACCACCTCCCATAGAGTGTTACCGTCAAAACTGGCTTTGATGTAGTATTCCGATTTATCAGACGTCCATCAGCTAGCACCTGgttatgaaaaagaaagataagCAGGAGCAGCATCAAAGCAGTGCTATTTTATGGTAAACTCAAAATCATATACTGAGTAATGCTGATCTAGTTGAGAGAGCTCCAATCTCAACTGGAGCTAGCAGGAAGTCTGAGAAAAACTACATTTCTGTCTTGAGGGAGATCTTGTTCTAGAGGTTTTGGGGGAACAGGGCAGAAGAGGCCTGGCAAGGTGGACTTACTGTATGAATACAACCAGGAAAAACAGGCAGAAATAAAGCTGCCTTGAACTTAAGGCAGAGGACTGAGGACTCTGGTAACAACTAAGTTGCTCTTGCTTTTTGACCACTGATGTCTGACAAAACACCAGGGTGTCCCGTTACCTCAAACTCCCCAGGGGCCAGCTGCACCCCGCTGTACAACACTTCTGGGAAGACATAGCTGGTGCCAAACGTGCCGCTGAGGGAGAACATCTCAAACTTGGTCTGAGCCATCTCCTCGGGCTGCCCACATGTGCTCAGGTTTGTGCTGGGGCACTTGAGCAGGCTGCAGAtctgtggggaggaggagacAATGTATTTAGCAAGATGTTAACACTGGCAGGGAAGCCTTGTGTCATCAAAGCTAATCTGTGTCAGAGAAGGTCAGAGTCACAGGATCTTTTCATAATTCTTGGGCGACTCCATTTCAGTTGTTGCTTATTTTTTTATCCCTTGATCTGATTGGGTGTATTCCAGACCTGCATTGCCTTAGTCTTataattttgtaaataaattgTGTTTTATGTAAGTGCAGCCAAAGCTCCTTATTTCATATCTGAAGCTTGTTCCTGTCCTTTCCACTAATTCTTTCAATTGCCAGTTGTCTAATTTGAAGGTTTCTTGCCCACATGTCTTAGAAGATGTGTTTGTGCATGGAAATTTTAGGCAAAGGAAACAAAGTCTGCCAAATAGGTACATTGTACAAGTGTACATCCAGGTCCTCTAACTGCTAATTGTATATGTTGCTAATGGTACTTCATTAGATGGCCTGGTAGTCCATAGGAATTCTGAATTTGCTGTTCCCTGTCCAAATCCTAGTTAATATACGCCAAGGAGATGATGTTAGCATATTTTGTTACAGTTTTGTCTTAGTATTGCAGCACATAAAGTAGTAATCACAATGTTGTTTCCGTTTTGTCATGAGAGTTAATTATCCAGCTGATAAATGTTTATGGTCTTCATAAGGAAATAAGAAATAGAGCTAGCACTCCTCTCATTCAGGAATGATTTGAAGCATGTTGTCTGGTTTTGCTGATAGGTGATGGAGTTTTTCTACATGTCTGGTATTGGGGGATAGAAAcatgtttacaaaaaaaaaaggattattcATCAGCAAATATGGTTTTGTGTTGAAATGCAAATAAGCAGAGAAATAAGGAATATGttctgagaaaatgaaaaaatattgaggggagaaaggaagagTAGAAATTCCTATATTCTCTAGAACTTTTAATACTGGCAGAGACTATGTGGCAACTTCCAAAaccactgaaataaattttacaaCCAAGCTCACCAAGAACTGCATTTATTCAAGCTATCTTCCTAGTATTGGATGAGCTGTTTGCTGGGTAACACCACCCCTCATATCCCGAGGTCTGTACTAGCTGGTACAAAATGCTGATGCTGACagacagaaataattaaaaaagtaTAATCTGCTGGCACAGTAACTTAATTATGAAGGCAAAGGGTGTTTTCAAATCTGGCTTTAAGAAAATTCAACTAGTATGTAACTCACTCTCCAAATATTTGATtaagagagaggaagagagaataTTTCCACTAAAAGTCATAAGCCATTTAAATAAGCTTCATTGCTATTATTTGgataatgacaaaaaaaattaacatctcTGTGACCCTAGGTTATCAGAGCATCTCATAAAGATAGCAATGATCAACTGATTTTTAACAGCAACTCTTTGATGAAAATACAGTGAGACCACATCTGGAGTACTGTGCCCAGGCTCCTCAGCACAAGTAAGAAAAGGAGCTACTGGAGAGTGCCCAGctgaggccacaaagatgatgaagagtctggagcatctctcttatgaggagaGACTGCGGGAGCAGGGCCTGTTAAGTCTAGAGATGACTGAGAGGGGTCTCATCAATACATACAAATATCTCAAAGGTGTGTGCCAAGAAGATGGTACCAAGTTCTTTTCAGtggtggtgcccagtgacaggatgaggagcaATGGTGATAAAAACACAAGAAGTTTCACCTCAACACGAGGAAGAACTTTTTTACATTTAGGGTGGCAGAGCATcggaacaggctgcccagagggaggTCTTGGgttctccctctctggagacactCAAAAGCCAACCAGATGTGTTTCTTTGTAATCTGCTCTAGGTGATCTTGCCTTGGCAGGGCGATTGGACTATATGATCTTCAGATGTCCCTTTCAATCctaactattctgtgattctgtgatacagAGGAGATTCAGAACACTTACTGCAGATATTCACAGAAGAGAACCTAAATTTAGCCAATATTGCACACCCCTTAAAACAGTGAGTGCACTCTGGACATTTAAAAGAGGTTTAGAGATCTCTCTACTGCATTTGTTGGATTTGAAGGCAAATAGGCTTGGAAGTTTTAGCAACTTCTTTCTATTGCTAACAAAAGGTGCACTAGGACTCCGGCATAGAAGAGAGACAttgtcttctctttttccacCACAGAGATGAAGGTTTGTCCCTGTAAATAAGCTTCCTAAAGTAAATAACTCCCTCCAAAGAATTACCTGCAGATAGTACTGTCCTTCAATAACATGAAGGCCATCAAAAGCACCCAGCACATAAACTTCATcatctcttttctcttccatCTTGTAGCTCAAGTGACAGCAGAGGTTTTTTTGGCAGACAGTGAGATTCCCCCCAGGCTTAGTGAGCTCTGTGAAAGTAAAGAGGTCTTCAAAGATGATTCCTGTGAATTCATGGTCATTCTGTGAGAATCTTTCAACACTCAAAGCATATGagttccagctgacagcaggcgGGGAGGCAGGAGAAAGACGAGGGTGTGCATCTAGTTCAGCAATGAGGAGGTGACCATCTTCAGTTTTCATGTTGTAGGAGTATGTTCTGGCTCCAGCTGGTGCATAAATGCCACTCCCTGTGGAGAGCACAATAGTCAGTCcaagaagaatttaaaaaatcatgttATCCTTCTAATTGTCTCTGCTGATAGCTTATCCACTATTCTACACTGATTACCGTTATTTTAGTCTCATCAAAGGTGACCATTAGATACTCAGTACATAGAGCTCATGCTTTGGTAAAGAATagcattttttcccttaaataaGGTCTGCTCAGTGTAGCCAGAGGCAGACGatgtttgtttctttatgtTATGTTATGATTACATTTATGGCCTCCTCAGTTCTCTTTTCTCCTGTATGCAATAGAGCTgataattccttttttcttggCTGATTTATGCGAAAGGACCAGCTACTGCTTGAGACAATCCAAAACAGGCAAGTATCACAGGCCTATCCATGAACAGAAGGAGACAGTAATTGTCCAGCCCCCTTTACACTGGCTGAGAATTCCTCCCCTCATGGGTGATTCACATCTGACCAGCACCAAGCAACAGATGGAAATCAAAGGTCTGTCATACCCATCACTGCAGAAGCCTGTCAGGCATTTCAAATGAAAAGTGAAGATACTGGTGTAACTGAAATATATTATTCCATAAGCTGAGgtctaaaaaaaatcaatgctaCATTCTAAAATGAAGATGTGGACTTCTTAGCAGTGTTACTACAACAGGCCTGAACATGTGTTTTAATGGTTTTCTGTAACAGTGTTAAATACAGCTATAAATATCTAACTTGGCAGAATAAATGGAGCCACATATATGCTTTATGAGTATATTTGCAGTTTGGCATTCAATCGTAGACTTAGAAGTGCAGAGGGAAAGAGccttaaaaaccacaaaaatttcTGTTCAGGTATAAGGGCAGTGACCTACTACTTATTTAGAGCCATTAAAGGAAAAGACAGTCCTAAGAAACgagggaaaataaaacactaCAAGTTTTGTTATGCCTTTATGAAACCAATAGGAACAGGATCCATCAGCTTTGAAATTTGGTGACTAGACTCTTCACCTTCCAAAGAAATACATTATATTCCTCTGCAAAATCACTTTGTAGAACAGGGAATAAGATATTTGTGGTTATAAAGATTCTTGCACAGAGTGAAAATTAAGTTACCTGTCATTTCTATGCTAGTGTTGTGAGTATTGGCAGCTAAGACATTGACACGCATGCCCATAGCCCAGGCAGAGTGAAACTCAATTGCAGTCAGAAAGGGCAGGACATTCATCCAAGCTGTTGGGAAGAGCACGGTGTCCACCTGCATCTTGCTCACCAGGACCACGGCAGGCTCATAGAAAAGGATGTCAAAGCAAGTGAAAATGCCAAACTTTCCAAAAGGAGTCTCAAAGGTGACAGCTTCTGGCTCTTTTGGATAATTAAACTGATCTTCTCCTAGAAAGAGATTATACTGTAGGGGAAGGAAAATAGAGAAACCAGTTAGAGGCACTTACTGACAACGTGTCTTGGAGTTATTCCCTAAAACTGATCAGAATGACTAAAGAAAATGTTTGACTTGTGTTGGAAACCCTCACAGGTAGGAAATCTGACTAACGTTATATTTTCATTGTATCCAAAATATGGAACACATATTACATATTGCCCTGGCATCTAGCTA is a window encoding:
- the LOC137470808 gene encoding pantetheinase-like gives rise to the protein MLPSQAVLIAVVFALAALQALASDTFMAAVYEHAVILPHPTKEPVSPSDALALMNRNMDVLEGAIKEAAQQGAHIIVTPEDGIYGWRFTRESIYPYLEDIPDPVVNWIPCTDPSRFGPAPVQERLSCMARNNSIYVVANIGDKKPCASSDPNCPRDGRYQYNTDVVFDAQGKLVARYHKYNLFLGEDQFNYPKEPEAVTFETPFGKFGIFTCFDILFYEPAVVLVSKMQVDTVLFPTAWMNVLPFLTAIEFHSAWAMGMRVNVLAANTHNTSIEMTGSGIYAPAGARTYSYNMKTEDGHLLIAELDAHPRLSPASPPAVSWNSYALSVERFSQNDHEFTGIIFEDLFTFTELTKPGGNLTVCQKNLCCHLSYKMEEKRDDEVYVLGAFDGLHVIEGQYYLQICSLLKCPSTNLSTCGQPEEMAQTKFEMFSLSGTFGTSYVFPEVLYSGVQLAPGEFEVLADGRLINRNTTSKPVLTVTLYGRWYEKDPPRTDQASA